A window of Roseateles sp. XES5 genomic DNA:
CGACTGCGCGGCCGAGCCGCCCAGGTCCAGGGCTTTGAAGCCGTCGTAATACACCTTGTAGACCAGGATGGCCGTGTCCTTGCCGGGGCCGCCGTGCGTGGTGGCGTCGACGATGGCGAAGGTGTCGAAGAAGGCATAGACGACGTTGATCACCAGCAGGAAGAAGGTGGTGGGCGAGAGCAGCGGGAACACGATGGTCCAGAAGCGCCGCGCCGGGCCGGCACCGTCGATGGCGGCAGCCTCGATCAGCGATTTGGGAATCGACTGCAGGCCGGCCAGGAAGAAGAGGAAGTTGTAGGAAATCTGCTTCCACACGGCGGCCACCACGATCAGGGTCAGCGCGTGCTTGCTGTTGAGCAGATGGTTCCAGTCCAGACCCATGGCCTGCAGGGTGTAGGACACCACGCCGATGGAGGGCGCGAACATGAACAGCCACAGCACGCCGGCCACGGCCGGAGCCACGGCATAGGGCCAGATCAGCAGCGTGCGATAGATGTTGCGCCCGCGGATGACGCGCTCGGCGGAGGTGGCGAGCAGCAGCGCCGCCCCCATCGACAGGAGCGCGGTCGACAGCGAGAAGACGACGGTGACCTGCAGAGAATGCAGGTAATCCGGATTGGCGAGGATGGCGCGGAAATTGGCAAAGCCCACGAAGGCGGATTTCAGGCCGAACGGGTCCTCGCGCAGCACCGACTGGTAGAGCGCCTGGCTGGCCGGCCAGAAGAAGAAGACAACGGTCAGGACGATCTGCGGCGCGAGCAGCAGATACGGCAGGACCCTGTTGGGAAAGACGACAGACTGCATGAGGCTCCCCTTCCGTAGAAGACAGGCCCGCACCGCCAGGCGGTGCGGGCGCGATGGTTCAGGGGATTACTGGCCGACCGCGGCGGCGATGGCGGCATTGGCCTTCTGCACACCCTCCGTCAGGGCGGCCTTGGCGTCCTTCTTGCCGGCGAGCATGGCTTCGAACTCCTCATTGAGGATATCGCGCACCTGCGGCAGGTTCACGAGGCGCACACCCTTGGAGTTTTCCGTCGGCGCCTTGCCGAGCATCTGCTTGATGGGGGTCTCGCGGCCGGGGTTCTTCTCGTAGAAGCCCGATGCCTTGGTCGCCTCATAGGCGGCCATGGTCACGGGCATGTAGCCGGAAACCTCATGCAGGCGGACCTGGATTTCCGTCTTGGAGAGGAAGTTGAAGAACTCGGCGATGCCCTTGTATTCCGCATCGCTCTTGCCGGCGAAGACCCAGAGGCTGGCGCCGCCCGGAATCGTATTCTGCGGGCCATGACCTTCATAATAGGGCAGCTGGCCGACGCCGTAGTTGACGCCCGACTTGACGATATCGCCAAGACCACCCGAGGATTCGGTGAGGATCGCGCATTCGCCGGACATGAAGAGCTGCTTGGCTTCGGAGGTGCGCCCGCCGTAGCGGAACGTGCCGTCCTTGCCGAGATCGGCGATCGCCTGGAAATGATCGACGAAGATCGGCGCATCGATCTTCAGCTCCACATCGAGGCCCGCCAGGCCATTCTCGTTCGTCCCGTAGGGCACGTTGTTCCAGGCGGAGAAGTTCTCGGTCTGGATCCAGGTCAGCCAGGTCGAGGTGAAGCCGCAGTCGGACGCGCCGCTCGCCTTGATCTTTTTGGCGGCCTCGAAGACCTCGGGCCAGGTTGCCGGCGGCTTTTCCGCATCGAGGCCGGCCTTCGCGAAGACGTCCTTGTTGTAATAGAGGATCGGCGACGAGGAGTTGAAGGGGAACGACAGCATCGTGCCGTCGGGCTTGGAATAATAGGACACGATGCCCGGCAGGTACTGGTCCTTCTTGAACTCGTAGCCACCCTTCTGCAGCACCTCGGCCACCGGCACGACAGCGCCTTCGGCGCCCAGCATCACGCCGCTGCCGGCGTCGAAGACCTGCAGGATGGCCGGCGCCTGCTTGGCCCGGAAGGCCGCGATGCCGGCGTTCAGCGCCTCGGGATAGGTGCCCTTGAAGACGGGCACGACCTTGTACTCCGTCTGGCTTTCGTTGAATTCCTTGGCGAGCTGTTCGACAGCTTCATTGTTCGCGCCCGTCATGGCGTGCCACCAGGGCAGCTCCGTCGCCGCAAGGGCGCTGGAGGCGAGCAAGAGCGAAATCGCGGATGTGGCCACAAGGGTCCTGTTCAGGCGTGTCATGGTGTTTCCTCCCGTTTCGATATGAAGAAGACGATCCTCCTATGCGCCAATCCTCCTCGATCGAACGCATTATGCTTTCGCGACGAAAGCAATCTTACTTAAAGCGCACTTTAGCGAAAACGCAAGCGAAAATGGAACGCGTAATCCACAATATTAGAGCCATGGAATTTTTGTTCCATTCACGGCGGTCCGCAACGCTCCTGCGGTCCCCGTCTCGAGAACCATGGAACGTCCTGAACGCGCCGATCTCGTCACCCGCCCCGTCCGCTTCCAGATCGGTCAGGACCGTGGAAGAGCCGCTGCATTCCCATCACATAGAGGCGCAGACGCCGATGCCAAGACCCACCCTGCCTGTGCAGGCCGGGCATTGTGAAAGGGCGACGCTGGAGTTCGTCAGGGAAAAGTGGGAACCGGTTTTCCCGGAAAGACAAACGGAGCATGTCTGGTTCCATCTGAACCTGACATGCTCTCGTGGCGGCATTCAAACGTCCGCCGTTGCAGACGGGGAACGTTCAACCGGCGGAACGGTCCGTCGCCTCCATGTCCTCCCAGCTTTCGTCCATGGCATAGGCGGGGGAGAGGAAGGGCACGGCGAAATGGCCGTAGCGGATGGAGAGCTGGCGTTCGGCCGTTTCCTCGTTTTCATGCGCGATGCGGGCGAGATAGACGACCGAGGCAAGGCCGGTCCGGTCGGCCCCGGAGCGGCAATGGATGAGGATCGGGCGCGGCGCATCGCGCAGGACCGCGACAAGGTCCGCCGCCGTCTTCGCGTCGAGACGCCGGCCGGCATTCAGCGGAAAATCGATCAGGGTCAGGCCGAGCCGTTTTGCGGCGGCGGCTTCGTCCCGGTACCAGGCCGAGCCGTCATCCCGCCCCCTCAGATTGAGGACGGTGCGGATCTTGTAGCGCCCGGCATAGGTCGCAAGGTCGGCCGGCGTGGGCTGATTAGAGCGGTAGGCTTCCCCCGGCACCACGGCGGCGAAATTCCCGGTCATCTGGATCGCCACGAGATAGAGGCCGAAACCGAGGCCGGCGACGCCGCACACAAGTCCCGCCCATTTCAAGAATCGTTTCATGATCGCCGTCCTGCCAGTTGCGTCGGCAGGAAAGTCCTTGCGGCTGACAGGGCGCTGAACGTCGCCCTGAAAAGAGCGGAACCCGGCGCGATTCCGGTGACATCGAAACGCTTGTCTCGTTGATCGCAGTGTCCGACGCCGAAGCTATCCCGCTTCTGCTCGAAATGCTTAGCCCTCCTTCGCCTCCACCATCGCCATCAGCGTTTCCAGCCGGTCGGCGTCGGCGGGCAGCTTGTCCTGCCGCAGCCGCGCGATGCGGGGGAAGCGCATGGCGACGCCCGACTTGTGGCGGGTGGAGCGGTTGATGCCCTCGAAGGCGACTTCCAGCACGAAGCCATAGCCGGGTTCGGCGCGCACGGCGCGCACCGGACCGAAGCGCTCGGTCGTGTTGTTGCGCACGAAACGGTCGAGCACCTCGAGTTCGGCATCGGTGAAACCGAAATAGGCTTTACCGACAGGCACCAGCATGTCGCCCTCCGGCCCCGCCGTCCAGACGCCGAAGGTGAAGTCGGAATAGTAGCTGGAGCGTTTGCCGTGGCCGCGCTGGGCATACATCATGACGGCATCGATATTGTACGGATCGCGTTTCCAC
This region includes:
- the ugpA gene encoding sn-glycerol-3-phosphate ABC transporter permease UgpA; protein product: MQSVVFPNRVLPYLLLAPQIVLTVVFFFWPASQALYQSVLREDPFGLKSAFVGFANFRAILANPDYLHSLQVTVVFSLSTALLSMGAALLLATSAERVIRGRNIYRTLLIWPYAVAPAVAGVLWLFMFAPSIGVVSYTLQAMGLDWNHLLNSKHALTLIVVAAVWKQISYNFLFFLAGLQSIPKSLIEAAAIDGAGPARRFWTIVFPLLSPTTFFLLVINVVYAFFDTFAIVDATTHGGPGKDTAILVYKVYYDGFKALDLGGSAAQSVVLMVVVVALTVLQFRFVEKKVHYS
- a CDS encoding dual specificity protein phosphatase family protein, with product MKRFLKWAGLVCGVAGLGFGLYLVAIQMTGNFAAVVPGEAYRSNQPTPADLATYAGRYKIRTVLNLRGRDDGSAWYRDEAAAAKRLGLTLIDFPLNAGRRLDAKTAADLVAVLRDAPRPILIHCRSGADRTGLASVVYLARIAHENEETAERQLSIRYGHFAVPFLSPAYAMDESWEDMEATDRSAG
- the ugpB gene encoding sn-glycerol-3-phosphate ABC transporter substrate-binding protein UgpB, which translates into the protein MTRLNRTLVATSAISLLLASSALAATELPWWHAMTGANNEAVEQLAKEFNESQTEYKVVPVFKGTYPEALNAGIAAFRAKQAPAILQVFDAGSGVMLGAEGAVVPVAEVLQKGGYEFKKDQYLPGIVSYYSKPDGTMLSFPFNSSSPILYYNKDVFAKAGLDAEKPPATWPEVFEAAKKIKASGASDCGFTSTWLTWIQTENFSAWNNVPYGTNENGLAGLDVELKIDAPIFVDHFQAIADLGKDGTFRYGGRTSEAKQLFMSGECAILTESSGGLGDIVKSGVNYGVGQLPYYEGHGPQNTIPGGASLWVFAGKSDAEYKGIAEFFNFLSKTEIQVRLHEVSGYMPVTMAAYEATKASGFYEKNPGRETPIKQMLGKAPTENSKGVRLVNLPQVRDILNEEFEAMLAGKKDAKAALTEGVQKANAAIAAAVGQ